A genome region from Arthrobacter sp. SLBN-100 includes the following:
- a CDS encoding PQQ-dependent sugar dehydrogenase, producing the protein MPTGSSPSLSTPAAPGTPQRLDLQLEIPWAAVFLPDGTAVISERETALLKAVRAGEARELGEVPGVVPGGEGGLLGLALSPGFATDRYLYAYFTSESDNRIARLRLSAASDGTLSLGEPEVIFTGIPKASTHNGGRIRFGPDGLLYAGTGDSQRRDQPQDPEALGGKILRLTADGDPAPGNPFGNAVYSLGHRNVQGLAWDTEGRLWASEFGPDVNDELNLIVPGGNYGWPAVTGAPHRPEFRDAKVVWPATSESSPSGLEIAGSTAYLGALRGQRMWTVPLAGEEAGTPVAYFTREYGRIRDVVRTPEGGFWLLTNNENPDFVLVLPPPG; encoded by the coding sequence ATGCCCACGGGAAGCAGCCCTTCACTGAGTACACCGGCGGCTCCGGGAACGCCGCAACGCCTGGATCTTCAGCTGGAAATCCCATGGGCCGCGGTGTTCCTGCCGGATGGAACGGCGGTGATCTCGGAGCGCGAGACCGCCCTCCTCAAAGCAGTCCGTGCCGGCGAAGCCAGGGAACTGGGTGAAGTTCCAGGCGTGGTTCCGGGAGGAGAAGGCGGCCTGCTGGGGCTTGCGCTGTCCCCCGGCTTCGCAACCGACCGCTACCTTTATGCCTACTTCACCTCCGAGTCCGACAACAGGATTGCCCGCCTTCGCCTGTCGGCGGCCAGTGACGGCACACTCTCCCTGGGAGAACCGGAAGTGATCTTCACCGGGATCCCCAAAGCCTCCACCCATAATGGCGGCAGGATCCGTTTCGGACCGGACGGCCTGCTGTATGCAGGGACCGGCGATTCCCAGCGCAGGGACCAGCCGCAGGACCCCGAAGCGCTGGGCGGGAAGATTCTTCGGCTGACAGCCGACGGCGATCCGGCCCCGGGCAATCCGTTCGGCAACGCTGTGTACAGCCTGGGACACAGGAACGTCCAAGGATTGGCCTGGGACACTGAGGGGCGGTTGTGGGCCAGCGAGTTCGGGCCTGACGTCAACGACGAACTGAACCTGATCGTGCCCGGCGGCAACTACGGGTGGCCCGCGGTCACCGGCGCGCCCCACCGCCCCGAGTTCCGGGATGCAAAAGTCGTCTGGCCGGCAACAAGCGAATCCTCACCCAGCGGACTGGAAATCGCAGGCTCAACGGCGTACCTGGGCGCACTGCGCGGCCAGCGGATGTGGACAGTGCCCCTGGCCGGAGAGGAAGCCGGCACACCTGTGGCCTACTTCACACGGGAATATGGCCGGATCCGGGACGTGGTCCGCACCCCCGAGGGCGGTTTTTGGCTGCTGACAAACAATGAAAACCCCGATTTTGTGCTGGTTTTGCCCCCTCCGGGCTGA
- a CDS encoding sunset domain-containing protein, translating into MEGFFLIILLVVLAGVVWWRLNAKKSSDARAAAGHAERPRADGGTRADGALSGGSAAASAEAAGTTGIAGAAGFGRPAEPAAPTTAEERTGTAAGADAGPAAGAHHSGTGSSSVHTAAAAGSAEGPGSMQGAGSMQGAGSMQGAGSMQGANREERRIQDQAEWETQWSEASGAAPAHEGEAPRQSAAHREAAARQEGAAPTTPLPPAQSGSGAAPSATADDAAGTSRPVHHTEYTAPQAPTLPGAESAAMEERGDADTPGAAPQPSAADAGRSEMPRATASPGAAGIALPSDAGATETQDRAQSSALVETGADRKQDQPGAVASAGTEPAATEPAGTEPAGHLAAEQPDGMGSASAAADGSGPADYTVKADAGAMVYYEEGHPEYDQTRADVWFESPAHAEAAGFRAPRRRRI; encoded by the coding sequence ATGGAAGGTTTCTTCTTGATCATTCTGCTCGTTGTGCTGGCGGGTGTCGTCTGGTGGCGGCTGAACGCCAAAAAGTCCTCTGATGCCCGGGCGGCCGCGGGGCACGCAGAAAGGCCACGCGCCGATGGAGGTACTCGGGCTGACGGCGCTCTTTCCGGCGGCAGCGCCGCAGCTTCCGCCGAGGCTGCGGGCACCACTGGCATTGCCGGCGCGGCGGGATTCGGCCGCCCGGCAGAACCGGCAGCGCCCACCACCGCAGAGGAGCGGACCGGGACAGCGGCCGGGGCCGATGCTGGCCCCGCTGCGGGGGCACACCACAGCGGTACGGGATCGTCCTCGGTCCATACCGCAGCCGCCGCCGGCAGCGCGGAAGGCCCCGGCAGCATGCAAGGCGCCGGCAGCATGCAGGGCGCCGGCAGCATGCAGGGCGCCGGCAGCATGCAGGGCGCCAACCGGGAAGAACGCCGGATCCAAGATCAGGCTGAATGGGAGACCCAGTGGTCGGAGGCTTCAGGCGCAGCCCCCGCCCATGAAGGCGAGGCTCCCCGGCAAAGCGCGGCCCATCGGGAAGCAGCGGCCCGCCAGGAAGGGGCCGCGCCGACGACACCTCTCCCTCCCGCGCAAAGTGGCTCCGGCGCAGCGCCTTCCGCGACCGCGGATGATGCTGCCGGTACCTCGCGGCCGGTTCACCACACCGAGTACACCGCACCCCAGGCCCCTACCCTCCCCGGGGCCGAGAGCGCCGCAATGGAAGAGCGGGGGGACGCAGACACACCAGGCGCCGCCCCGCAGCCGTCCGCGGCCGATGCAGGCCGCAGCGAAATGCCCCGCGCAACGGCTTCTCCCGGCGCCGCAGGCATCGCCCTCCCCAGTGACGCCGGGGCAACGGAAACGCAGGACCGGGCGCAATCCTCCGCGCTGGTGGAAACCGGCGCTGACCGTAAGCAGGACCAGCCCGGGGCTGTGGCTTCGGCAGGAACGGAACCTGCAGCCACAGAACCGGCAGGAACGGAACCAGCAGGCCACCTGGCGGCGGAACAGCCAGACGGGATGGGCTCGGCGTCGGCTGCCGCTGACGGCAGCGGGCCGGCGGATTACACCGTCAAGGCTGACGCCGGCGCCATGGTGTACTACGAGGAGGGACACCCCGAGTATGACCAGACCAGGGCCGACGTGTGGTTCGAATCACCCGCCCATGCCGAGGCCGCCGGGTTCAGGGCGCCGCGACGCAGGCGGATTTAG
- the ilvD gene encoding dihydroxy-acid dehydratase has protein sequence MSEDTLIETGNKPDIKPRSRVVTDGIHAAPARGMFRAVGMGDDDFAKPQVGVASSWNEITPCNLSLNRLAQGAKEGVHAGGGFPMQFGTISVSDGISMGHEGMHFSLVSREVIADSVETVMQAERIDGSVLLAGCDKSLPGMLMAAARLDLSSVFLYAGSIMPGWVKLEDGSEKEVTLIDAFEAVGACAAGKMSMEDLTRIEKAICPGEGACGGMYTANTMACIGEALGMSLPGSAAPPSADRRRDEFARKSGEAVVNLLRQGITARDIMTKKAFENAIAVTMAFGGSTNAVLHLLAIAREAEVELTLDDFNRIGDKIPHLGDLKPFGRYVMTDVDKIGGVPVIMKALLDAGLLHGDCLTVTGKTVAENLKAINPPDVDGKILRALDNPIHKTGGITILHGTMAPEGAVVKSAGFDADVFEGTARVFEREQGALDALDKGQIHAGDVVVIRYEGPKGGPGMREMLAITGAIKGAGLGKDVLLLTDGRFSGGTTGLCIGHVAPEAVDGGPIAFVKDGDRIRVDIAARSFDLLVDETELEARKVGWEPLPARYTKGVLAKYAKLVHSASQGAYTG, from the coding sequence ATGAGTGAGGACACCCTGATCGAAACCGGCAACAAGCCTGACATCAAGCCGCGCAGCCGAGTAGTAACTGACGGCATTCACGCTGCGCCCGCACGGGGCATGTTCCGCGCCGTCGGCATGGGCGATGACGACTTCGCCAAGCCCCAGGTCGGTGTCGCCAGCTCCTGGAACGAAATCACACCGTGCAACCTTTCCTTGAACCGGCTCGCCCAGGGCGCCAAGGAAGGTGTCCACGCCGGTGGCGGGTTCCCCATGCAGTTCGGCACCATCTCGGTTTCGGACGGTATCTCCATGGGCCACGAAGGCATGCACTTCTCCCTGGTTTCCCGCGAAGTCATTGCCGACTCCGTTGAAACCGTGATGCAGGCCGAGCGCATCGACGGTTCGGTCCTGCTGGCCGGCTGCGACAAGTCCCTCCCGGGCATGCTGATGGCCGCAGCCCGCCTGGACTTGTCCAGCGTTTTCCTCTACGCCGGCTCCATCATGCCCGGTTGGGTCAAGCTCGAGGACGGCTCCGAAAAGGAAGTTACTCTCATCGACGCCTTCGAAGCTGTTGGTGCCTGCGCCGCAGGCAAGATGAGCATGGAAGACCTGACCCGCATCGAAAAGGCGATCTGTCCAGGCGAAGGCGCCTGCGGCGGCATGTACACGGCCAATACCATGGCCTGCATTGGCGAGGCCCTCGGCATGTCCCTGCCCGGCTCTGCCGCCCCGCCTTCGGCAGACCGCCGTCGTGATGAATTTGCCCGCAAGTCCGGCGAAGCGGTGGTCAACCTGCTCCGCCAGGGCATCACCGCGCGCGACATCATGACCAAGAAGGCCTTCGAGAACGCCATCGCGGTCACCATGGCCTTCGGCGGCTCCACCAACGCCGTCCTGCACCTGCTGGCCATCGCCCGCGAGGCGGAAGTTGAGCTCACCCTTGACGACTTCAACCGCATCGGCGACAAGATCCCGCACCTGGGTGACCTCAAGCCCTTCGGCCGCTACGTTATGACCGACGTGGACAAGATCGGCGGCGTGCCGGTGATCATGAAGGCACTGCTCGACGCCGGCCTGCTGCACGGCGACTGCCTCACCGTTACGGGCAAGACCGTTGCGGAAAACCTCAAGGCCATCAACCCGCCGGACGTTGACGGCAAGATCCTGCGCGCCCTGGACAACCCGATCCACAAGACCGGCGGCATCACCATCCTGCACGGCACCATGGCCCCTGAGGGCGCAGTGGTGAAGAGCGCAGGCTTTGACGCCGACGTCTTTGAAGGCACAGCCCGCGTCTTCGAACGTGAACAGGGCGCCCTCGACGCGCTGGACAAGGGCCAGATCCACGCCGGCGACGTTGTGGTCATCCGGTACGAAGGCCCCAAGGGCGGGCCGGGCATGCGCGAAATGCTCGCCATTACCGGCGCCATCAAGGGTGCGGGCCTGGGCAAGGACGTCCTCCTCCTCACCGACGGCCGGTTCTCCGGCGGCACAACAGGCCTGTGTATCGGTCACGTTGCGCCGGAAGCGGTCGACGGCGGCCCCATCGCCTTCGTGAAGGACGGCGACCGGATCCGCGTGGACATCGCAGCCCGCAGCTTCGACCTCCTGGTGGACGAAACCGAGCTCGAAGCCCGCAAGGTGGGCTGGGAACCGCTGCCGGCCAGGTACACCAAGGGTGTCCTCGCCAAGTACGCCAAGCTGGTGCACAGCGCCAGCCAAGGCGCCTACACCGGCTGA